The window GGCGGAGATGCTGCGCCGGATCCGCGCACCCGGGGATGTGCGCCTGGCCTGCCAGCTCAGGCCGCCGAGCGATCTGACCGTGCAACCGCTGATCCCCCCCGGTGCCCGCTTCACCGGAGCCCTGGTCGAGGATCGTACCGGCGCCGCCGGGCTGGTCGGCCATGCCCGCGAGGCCATGGTGGTGGCGCTGTTCACCGATCTGCGCGCCTCTACCCGGCTTGCCGCCGAACGCACCGCCTATGACGCGCTCTACCTGATCGAGCGCTATGTCGATGTGGTGACCGAGGCGGTGACCGCCGCCGGCGGCCGGGTGACCGGCATCGCCGGCGACGGGGTGATGAGCGTGTTCGGCGGCACCGGGCCGGTGGACGACGTGCCGGCCACCTGCCGGGCGGCGCTGGCCGCGGCGGCGGCGATCTGGGATGGGGTGGAGGCGCTGTCGGCCGAACTCCGTCACGAGCTGGATGCGCCACTCAGGATCGGAATTGGCGTGCATCTTGGACCTTCGGTTGTGGGCACCACCGGGGTGACCGCCCCGCGGCCGATCCAGTTTCTGGGCGATACCGGCAATGTCGCGGCCCGGCTGGAAGAGGCGACGAAGGCCGAGCGCTGCACGCTGATCCTGTCGGAGGCGACGGTGGCGGGGGTGGTGGCCGGCGGCCGTGGCCCGGGGCCGGCCGAGCTGGGGCGGATCGGCCATCGGGTGCTGGACATCCGCGGCCGCGGCGGTGCGATCGCGGTCAGGATCGTGGCGACACGGGCCGAGCTGGACGTGATCCGCGGCCACCGGCCCGGCTGAGCGGAGGCGGCGATGCCCTTCTACCGTTTCGACCATGCGCCCGACCCGATGGAAAAGGCCGGATTCTCGCCCGAAGAGGTGCCGCGGGCGATCACCGCCATCGGCGCCGACCTGGTGGCCGGGATGGGGCTGAAGGAAATGGGCGTCCATTTTCATCGCAAGGCCCAGCTGATCTTCACCCTGCGGGGCATCGTGCGCTGCGAGGCGAATGACGGGGTGTGGATCGTGCCGCCGCGCTGCGCCGTCTGGATCCCAGGCGGCATGCCCCACAGCGCAGTGCTCAGCGGCGCGGTGGAGATCTATTGCCTGTTCGTCGACCCCGATGCCGCGCCGGCCCTGCCCGCCGGCTGCTGCACGGTCGCCGTCTCGCCGCTGCTGGAACAGCTGCTGCGGCACGCGGCCCACATGCCGGTGATGTATGACGAAGACGGGCCCGACGGCCGGATTGCGACCGTGCTGCTGGACCAGCTGGCCCGGGCACCGGTGGAGCAGCTGAATTTTCCCATGCCGCAGGATCCACGGCTGCGCCGGATCGCGGCCGCGCTGATGGCCGATCCGGCCGACCGCGCGACGATCGAGGCCTGGGGCAAGCGCATGGCCGCCGCCCCGCGCACGCTGACCCGGGCGCTGAGCCGCGAAACCGGGCTGAGCTTCGGCCGCTGGCGCCAGCAGCTGCATATCCTGATCGCGCTGCAACGGCTGGATCAGGGCGCCGCCGTGCAAAGCGTGGCGCAGGAGCTTGGCTATGAAAGCGCCGGCGCCTTCGTGACCATGTTCCGCAAGGCGCTGGGCAAGCCGCCGGCACGCTATCTGGCCGAGCGGCGGCGGCAGGATGGCGGC of the Tistrella mobilis genome contains:
- a CDS encoding AraC family transcriptional regulator, which encodes MPFYRFDHAPDPMEKAGFSPEEVPRAITAIGADLVAGMGLKEMGVHFHRKAQLIFTLRGIVRCEANDGVWIVPPRCAVWIPGGMPHSAVLSGAVEIYCLFVDPDAAPALPAGCCTVAVSPLLEQLLRHAAHMPVMYDEDGPDGRIATVLLDQLARAPVEQLNFPMPQDPRLRRIAAALMADPADRATIEAWGKRMAAAPRTLTRALSRETGLSFGRWRQQLHILIALQRLDQGAAVQSVAQELGYESAGAFVTMFRKALGKPPARYLAERRRQDGGGTD